A window of the Ostrea edulis chromosome 1, xbOstEdul1.1, whole genome shotgun sequence genome harbors these coding sequences:
- the LOC125664857 gene encoding uncharacterized protein LOC125664857, translating to MSVFGIFAFLCFAGANGFGLRPIGQQSPTTEVKSLNGDTVMKSGPPISNPHQSGQNQNQFVADPTIFNPQKSRPNSMMNTMIAMMNNVNKMGQQASVADIPNMVMMVNMMNNLPNMANAKGDKTAFVDMMNALSSATEIMAKMQGNAKMNKAQKSNVQSPSEMMDPPPSMMEMMTNMPAMTNKMTDIPTVRNMRNNIPSMGDSWTPTAANAMMQTEPMSGYWRNPGPSAMNMMDTSRQRRRY from the exons ATGTCTGTGTTTGGTATATTTGCCTTTCTGTGCTTTGCTGGAGCCAATGGGTTTGGATTAC GTCCAATCGGTCAACAGAGCCCAACAACTGAAGTTAAATCTCTAAACGGGGACACTGTCATGAAATCTGGACCTCCGATCAGCAATCCTCACCAATCTGGTCAGAATCAAAATCAGTTCGTGGCGGATCCAACCATATTTAATCCTCAAAAATCCAGACCCAATTCAATGATGAATACAATGATTGCCATGATGAACAATGTGAATAAAATGGGACAACAAGCGTCTGTAGCCGATATTCCAAATATGGTAATGATGGTGAACATGATGAATAATTTGCCTAATATGGCGAATGCAAAGGGAGATAAAACAGCCTTTGTGGATATGATGAACGCGTTGTCATCGGCGACAGAGATAATGGCGAAAATGCAGGGCAATGCGAAAATGAATAAAGCCCAAAAATCTAATGTACAATCACCAAGTGAAATGATGGATCCACCTCCATCAATGATGGAGATGATGACTAATATGCCTGCTATGACCAATAAGATGACTGATATACCTACCGTGAGAAATATGAGGAATAATATTCCATCCATGGGAGATTCTTGGACGCCGACTGCTGCTAATGCGATGATGCAAACGGAGCCAATGTCTGGATACTGGAGAAATCCAGGACCTTCAGCGATGAATATGATGGATACCAGTCGACAGCGACGTA gatattaa